CGGCCCGTGACCTCGGCCACCGTATCCGTCCCGAAGTGCTGGATCACCTGATCCAGCGCACCGGGAACCGGCGGCAGGCTGGCGAGATGGGCGATCAACTCGTCACGCCGGGCGACGGCCGCGCGGCACTCAATCGGCTGGCCGTCGCGGGTGACGGGCCGTGACGACATATTGCCCTCGCTGTCGGTGAAGGGCTCGTAGAGCTGCACCGGGAAGGAATGAGCGAGGTAATCCAGGACATACTCGCGTGGCGTGATGTCCACCCGGACGTCGTTCCATTCCTCGCTGGGCAGTTCGGCCAGCCGCCGTTCCATCAGCGCCTCGCCGGTCGAGACGATCTGGATGACGGAGGAATGACCCGCTTCCAGATCGGCGGTGATCGAGCGGATCAGCGTCGGTGTTTTCATGCTGGTCAGCAGGTGACCGAAGAACCGCTGCTTGGCCGATTCAAAAGCGCTGCGGGCGGCGGATTTGGCCTGGCGGTTGAGAGTGCCCGTGCTGCCGGTGATGTTGGCGGCCTCCATCGCCGCATCCAGGTTGTTGTGGATGATGGCGAAGGCCCCGGCATAGGCATCGTAGATCCGGGTCTGCTCGGGGGTCAGCTCATGCTCGACCAACTCGTATTCGACTCCTTTGAACGACAGCGATCGGGCGGTGTAGAGGCCGAGCGCCCGCAGGTCACGCGCCAGCACCTCCATCGCCGCGACCCCGCCGCCCTCGATGGCCTCGACGAACTCGGCCCGCGTGGCGAAGGGGAAATCCTCACCACCCCAGAGGCCGAGCCGCTGGGCATAAGCAAGGTTGTGGACTGTGGTCGCGCCGGTTGCCGAGACATAGACGATGCGGGCATCCGGCAGGGCATGCTGCAGGCGAAGCCCGGCACGACCCTGCTGCGAGGCCGCAACATCCCCGCGATCTCCCTTGCTGCCAGCGGCGTTCTGCATCGCGTGTGCCTCGTCGAAAATGATCACCCCATCGAAGTCGGCGCCCAACCATTCGACGATCTGTTTGACCCGGGAAACCCTCTCACCACGGTCGTCGGAGCGTAGCGTGGCATAGGTCGTAAATAGGATGCCTTCCGTCAGCGTGACCGGCTTGCCCTGCGGGAAACGCGACAGCGGCGTGACCAGCAGCCGTTCCATGCCGAGGGCCGACCAGTCCCGCTGGGCGTCTTCCAGCAGCTTGTCGGACTTGCTGATCCAAACGGCCTTGCGCCGACCCTGCATCCAGTTGTCGAGGATGATGGCGGCGGACTCCCGACCCTTTCCGACGCCGGTGCCGTCGCCAATGAAGAACCCTTGACGAAACCGGACGGCGTTCTTCGCGTCCTCGGGCGCGGCGCTGACAACATCGAAGGTTTCATCCACCGTCCAGGCCCCGGCGAGATGATCGGCATGAGCCTGCCCGGCATAGATTACCGTCTCAAGCTGCGCGTCAGACAGCAGGCCGAGGATGGTCTTCGGCATATGAGGCCGGTAACTGGGTTTTGGCGGCGCGACGCTCGCCATCGCCGCCGACTGGACGAGCTGAGTTGGATGGGGCTGCGCGCCGGGGATACGGATGACCTGAAGCCCGTATTCCTCATAGATGGCGTCGGAGATATTGCCGTCCTCAGCGGGCAGCCAATCCACGGCTTCGTAGTCGAGCGGCGCGGCCTCCGGCTCGGACAGCGGCGCGGGCCGGATGGATTTCGTCGCGCGGTTGACATAGCCGCGCAGGGTGCGGGGCGCGGGTGCGGACGGGATGACAGCCGCTGCGGCGGGTATCTCGACCGGCAGGCGGGCCGGAAGATCGGCAAGCCAGGACATCAGCGTAGCGGTGTCCGGCGCGACGCCCGGCGCTGCGGGAAAAACGGCGGGATCTTCGGCTGGCAGCTTGTCGATGACGGTCAGCCGCGTCGGGAAGGTCGTGCCGTGCTTGGCATAGACCGAACCATTGATGGCGGCGGAGAAGACGACGCGGCCGCGCTCTTGCAGCCGGGCGAAGGCATCCCGCCAGGTGGCATTGTCGGGGGCAAAATTTGCGCCGGTAATCGTCACCAGTCGCCCGCCGGGCACGAGACGCGCCAGCGCCGAGGCGACATGGCGATAGGCGGCATCGGCCACGCGGCCCTCGACATTGGCCAGCACCGAGAACGGCGGGTTCATCAGAACGACGCTGGGGATCTGGCCGGGAT
This genomic stretch from Gemmobacter sp. 24YEA27 harbors:
- a CDS encoding bifunctional class I SAM-dependent methyltransferase/DEAD/DEAH box helicase, with product MNMISASAVAQATAPLPLASDGDTAASVFVAAGLLLPHLECGQRIDAAMLRGAMEAAFGASDATGAWDWKTAYDACEAATVLFLRKYGKALLRKSGSAADCLPMLAKIAGLLPTHTRRSEEAQTFQQFSTPIPLGLIAATAAAITPADRVLEPSAGTGLLAILAEIAGGVLVLNELAETRASLLSSLFPALSITRFDAAQIDDHLDPGQIPSVVLMNPPFSVLANVEGRVADAAYRHVASALARLVPGGRLVTITGANFAPDNATWRDAFARLQERGRVVFSAAINGSVYAKHGTTFPTRLTVIDKLPAEDPAVFPAAPGVAPDTATLMSWLADLPARLPVEIPAAAAVIPSAPAPRTLRGYVNRATKSIRPAPLSEPEAAPLDYEAVDWLPAEDGNISDAIYEEYGLQVIRIPGAQPHPTQLVQSAAMASVAPPKPSYRPHMPKTILGLLSDAQLETVIYAGQAHADHLAGAWTVDETFDVVSAAPEDAKNAVRFRQGFFIGDGTGVGKGRESAAIILDNWMQGRRKAVWISKSDKLLEDAQRDWSALGMERLLVTPLSRFPQGKPVTLTEGILFTTYATLRSDDRGERVSRVKQIVEWLGADFDGVIIFDEAHAMQNAAGSKGDRGDVAASQQGRAGLRLQHALPDARIVYVSATGATTVHNLAYAQRLGLWGGEDFPFATRAEFVEAIEGGGVAAMEVLARDLRALGLYTARSLSFKGVEYELVEHELTPEQTRIYDAYAGAFAIIHNNLDAAMEAANITGSTGTLNRQAKSAARSAFESAKQRFFGHLLTSMKTPTLIRSITADLEAGHSSVIQIVSTGEALMERRLAELPSEEWNDVRVDITPREYVLDYLAHSFPVQLYEPFTDSEGNMSSRPVTRDGQPIECRAAVARRDELIAHLASLPPVPGALDQVIQHFGTDTVAEVTGRSRRIIRKPGNGVTLDRLVVENRAGSANLAETQAFMDDNKRVLVFSDAGGTGRSYHAELSARNTRLRVHYLLEAGWKADTAIQGLGRTHRTNQAQPPLFRPISTNVKAEKRFLSTIARRLDTLGAITRGQRQTGGQGLFRPEDNLESHYARDALRQLYLLLVRGKVEGCSLDRFEAATGLKLMDSNGIKDELPGITTFLNRMLALTIELQGILFTAFEQLLTAKIEGAIASGTYDAGLETLTAESFVVTDRQTIYTHPRTSAETRLLTITERKRNHPVTLTEALSYLDDPRAVLLINDRSGRAVVQVPTTSVMLDDGEIERRVRLIRPMEAQNIPVKAMPETHWVEVDRDAFASAWNAEVVEVPEFSDATLHMVTGLLLPIWKRLPTDSTRVYRLQTDAGERIIGRRVSPAWVAHATVTGTTSLAPEDAFTALMDGRTILDLAEGLQLRRVRVMGALRIELSGFTDTMRERLTAYGLFHEIISWKLRMFVPTDASGAAVLARIFDRWAVERIGEREAA